From Toxorhynchites rutilus septentrionalis strain SRP chromosome 2, ASM2978413v1, whole genome shotgun sequence, a single genomic window includes:
- the LOC129766005 gene encoding histone H2A gives MSGRGKGGKVKGKAKSRSNRAGLQFPVGRIHRLLRKGNYAERVGAGAPVYLAAVMEYLAAEVLELAGNAARDNKKTRIIPRHLQLAIRNDEELNKLLSGVTIAQGGVLPNIQAVLLPKKTEKKA, from the coding sequence ATGTCTGGacgtggtaaaggaggaaaagttaagggaaaggcaaagtcccgttCAAATCGTGCTGGATTGCAGTTCCCAGTGGGTCGTATCCATCGTCTGCTCAGGAAGGGAAACTACGCCGAACGTGTTGGAGCTGGAGCTCCTGTTTACTTGGCAGCAGTGATGGAATATTTGGCAGCTGAAGTGTTGGAGTTGGCAGGAAATGCCGCTCGTGACAACAAGAAGACCAGAATTATCCCACGTCATCTGCAGCTGGCTATTCGTAATGACGAAGAATTGAATAAGCTGCTGTCGGGTGTAACTATAGCTCAAGGCGGAGTTTTGCCCAACATCCAAGCTGTCCTGCTACCCAAGAAGACCGAGAAGAAAGCTTAA
- the LOC129766007 gene encoding histone H2B-like gives MAPKTSGKAAKKSGKAQKSITKTDKKKKKVRRKESYAIYIYKVLKQVHPDTGISSKAMSIMNSFVNDIFERIAAESSRLAHYNKRSTITSREIQTAVRLLLPGELAKHAVSEGTKAVTKYTSSK, from the coding sequence ATGGCTCCTAAAACCAGTGGAAAGGCAGCGAAGAAGTCCGGAAAGGCTCAGAAAAGTATTACCAAGACcgacaagaaaaagaagaaggtcCGCAGGAAGGAAAGCTACGCTATCTACATTTACAAAGTGTTGAAACAAGTCCATCCTGACACGGGTATATCATCCAAAGCCATGAGTATCATGAACAGCTTTGTGAATGATATTTTCGAACGCATCGCCGCTGAATCATCTCGTTTAGCGCATTACAACAAGCGATCAACTATAACTTCTCGTGAAATTCAAACCGCAGTTCGTTTATTGCTACCAGGAGAATTGGCCAAACACGCTGTCTCCGAAGGAACCAAAGCCGTCACaaagtataccagctccaagTAA
- the LOC129770355 gene encoding histone H3, which yields MARTKQTARKSTGGKAPRKQLATKAARKSAPATGGVKKPHRYRPGTVALREIRRYQKSTELLIRKLPFQRLVREIAQDFKTDLRFQSSAVMALQEASEAYLVGLFEDTNLCAIHAKRVTIMPKDIQLARRIRGERA from the coding sequence ATGGCTCGTACCAAGCAGACCGCTCGTAAATCCACCGGAGGAAAGGCTCCTCGCAAACAGTTGGCCACTAAAGCTGCTCGTAAAAGTGctccagctaccggaggagtcaaGAAGCCACATCGTTATCGGCCAGGAACCGTCGctctgcgtgaaattcgtcggtaCCAAAAGTCGACTGAATTGTTGATCCGTAAGCTTCCATTCCAACGTTTGGTTCGTGAGATTGCTCAGGATTTTAAGACCGATCTTCGCTTCCAGAGCTCGGCTGTTATGGCTCTGCAGGAAGCAAGTGAAGCTTATCTGGTCggattattcgaagataccaatctgtGTGCCATTCATGCCAAACGAGTGACCATTATGCCGAAAGACATCCAATTGGCTCGTCGTATTCGTGGAGAACGCGCCTAA
- the LOC129770356 gene encoding histone H4 — protein MTGRGKGGKGLGKGGAKRHRKVLRDNIQGITKPAIRRLARRGGVKRISGLIYEETRGVLKVFLENVIRDAVTYTEHAKRKTVTAMDVVYALKRQGRTLYGFGG, from the coding sequence ATGACTGGccgtggtaaaggaggaaaaggacTGGGAAAAGGAGGAGCCAAGCGTCATCGTAAGGTTCTTCGTGATAACATCCAGGGTATCACAAAGCCCGCCATCCGTCGTTTGGCTCGTCGTGGAGGAGTGAAGCGTATTTCCGGTCTTATTTACGAGGAAACTCGTGGAGTGCTGAAAGTATTCCTGGAAAACGTAATCAGAGATGCTGTTACCTATACGGAACACGCCAAACGAAAGACCGTTACCGCAATGGACGTTGTGTACGCTTTGAAACGCCAAGGTCGTACTCTCTACGGATTTGGAGGTTAA
- the LOC129770161 gene encoding histone H1B-like produces MADTATEVVTAASVAASPAKTPKKARAPKGEGKKPKKPATHPPVNEMVLAAIKTLKERNGSSLQAIKKYIGANYKCDVAKLSTFIKKSLKSGVEKGSLVQTKGSGASGSFKIKSKDKTPAGEKKPKKTAAGKKPSGEKKVAKKAATPKTAAVKKPKAAPAKKAVEKKAKAAVAKVAKKAGTVKKAAAPKQKATKPSKTAAKKPKTPKPKKAAPAKKPAPKKAAAKK; encoded by the coding sequence ATGGCCGATACAGCTACTGAAGTCGTTACCGCAGCATCGGTTGCCGCATCTCCAGCCAAGACACCGAAAAAGGCTCGTGCTCCTAAAGGAGAGGGTAAGAAACCGAAAAAGCCAGCCACTCATCCACCAGTGAATGAAATGGTTTTAGCCGCCATCAAGACTTTGAAGGAACGTAATGGATCATCTCTTCAGGCCATCAAGAAGTATATCGGTGCCAATTACAAGTGCGACGTTGCTAAGCTCTCAACTTTCATCAAGAAATCTCTGAAGAGTGGTGTTGAGAAAGGTAGTCTTGTGCAAACCAAAGGAAGTGGAGCATCGGGGTCCTTTAAAATTAAATCTAAGGACAAGACACCTGCGGGCGAGAAGAAACCAAAGAAAACTGCGGCTGGGAAGAAGCCTTCAGGGGAAAAGAAAGTTGCCAAAAAGGCAGCCACTCCCAAAACTGCTGCCGTCAAAAAGCCTAAGGCAGCACCAGCAAAGAAAGCGGTTGAGAAGAAGGCTAAAGCAGCCGTCGCCAAAGTTGCCAAAAAGGCTGGAACCGTGAAAAAAGCGGCCGCTCCCAAACAGAAAGCAACCAAACCATCGAAAACAGCGGCGAAGAAGCCTAAAACTCCAAAACCGAAAAAGGCTGCACCGGCTAAGAAACCCGCTCCGAAGAAAGCCGCCGCCAAGAAGTAA